AAGTCGACAGCGCCGCACACCTTGTCCATCAGCGGGAAGTCGCAGACTCCCATGGGTCTTACCTCCGTTCTGGGGCGAGTGTCAGGGCGCGACGGACGGCATGACGCCGACCAGGGCGCAGGAGTGGTGGGGTCGGCACTGGACCGCGAGGGTGGTGGACCGGCTCTCCGCGCCGCCGGCAGCCGAGCCCTTCCAGCGAATCGACTGCTTGCCGGAGACCGTGACGGCGTAGACGTACGCCTGGGTGATCGCCCCGGGGTCGTCCTGGAGGGCCTGGGTAAAGGCATGCGGGAAGTGCCCCTCGTTGATCTTGGCGGTGGCGACCTGCTTGTTGGCCGCCATCTCCTTCCACAGCACGGCCGAGGGGACCGCCTGGTCGACGGAGGCTGGGTCGGCGTACTTCGACTCCGTGGTCAGCCAGCCGCGCAGCGCCTTGCGCAGTTCGGGCTGCGAGTACGCGCGGGTGTCGTACGACCACAGCGCTGCGGCGGCGGCCTTCCCGTACGTGATCGGGTCGTGGGTTTTCGGCGGAACGGGCAGAGCGCGGGGCCGGGTGTGCGGCCCGGACGGTGCCGCGGGCGACGAGGACGCCGTGGGCGAACTCGGCGGTGGGGAAGCGGTATCGGAGGGGCTTCGGCCCTCGCGGGTGAGGTAGGCGGCCAGGCCGGCGAGGGCGACGAGCACCGCCAGGACGGCAGTGCCGAGCAGCGCCCGGCGGCGCACGCGAGATGCGCGGCCGGGGTGGGTGGTGTGCTGAGCCATCAGTGGACCTGCGTCCCGAGCGTCGAGAAGAACGCCACTACACCGTTGGCCGCACCGAGAAGAAGGGCCGCGCCCGCGCTGACCAGCACGCCCTTCTTCCCGTTCGCCTCGGCCTGGTGACCACCGGAGTGGTGACCCCAGGCCCACACGCCCGCACTGACGGCGAGGGCTCCGACCACGGCAATGAGTCCGAACAAGTTGATCGAGCCCATCACCTGCTTGAGGACGTTGAGGCCAGGGAGCCCGCCCTCGTTGGGCTTGATTCCGGGGTCGTAGGCGAGCTGTATGACCTGGTCAGCGAGATACATGGGAACTCCAGTTCGAATGAGCGCACGCCAAAGCCCGGTGGGGCGAACCAGCGGTGCGAGAGGGGAGGTAAGGAGGGGGAGGAGCGCCGGTCAGACGACTCGGCGGGCCGCGAGAATCCGCGATTTCCAGGACGCGACGGTGGTGATCCGTACGACGTCACCGGTGTGCGGGGCGTGGACGATCAGGCCCTGCCCGATCGCCATCCCGACGTGTTCCGGTACGGCGGCCGTCCCCTCGGTGAAGAGGAGGTCGCCCGGCTTGAGGGCATCGACCGAGACGGCCTTGCCGTCCTTGACCTGCGTGTACGTGGTCCGCGTCAGGGTGACCCCGGCGGCCTTGTACGCGCCCTGCATCAGGGAGGAGCAGTCGCAGCGGCCCATCGGGTCTTTGCCGTGGGAGTCGGTGCAAGTGCCGACCCACTGATACGGGGTGCCGAGCTGGCCGAGTGCCCACCGGATCGCCGTCTGTACCTTCGGCGGCGCGGAGGCGGGAATCTTGTACTCCTTCGGCAGTGCGCCCGCCGGGATGGTGCCGAAGTCCGTCCCGTCGCCGTCCGCCGAACAACCCCCCGCGGAATCGGGAGAGGGGCTGCCGGTGTCGGCAGAGCCGGACGGCGACGGGCTCGGCGATGAGCCGCCGGCCTTCTGCAGCAGGGGCTCGATGGCCTTCTGCAGGGCGGTGGCCAGCGGCTCCCATTTGGCGTACGCCTCCGGGAAGCCCGACTTCTGTACCGCCTGGGCGGCCTGGGTGACAGAGAGGGACTGCCAGCCGGAGACCTTCTTGAGCCCTTCGTAGAACTTCGTCGAGGCGTGCACCGGGTCGAGGATCTGGCTGGCCGTACCCCAGCCCATCGACGGCCGCTGCTGGAAGAGACCCAGCGAATCGCGGTCGCCGTAGGTCAGGTTCCGCAGGCCGCTCTCCTGCAGCGCGGTCGCCAGGGCGACGACCTGCCCTCGGGCGGGGATGTTCATCGCGACGCCCGTGGCCTGGACCGTCTTGGCGTTGGGCACTTGGTCGGCAGGCGCGTCCAGACCCGGCACGGAGACCGAGCCCCTGTCGCCGCCGTCCAGGATGGCCTTCACCTGCTTGGCGACGGCGGAGGTGTCCACACCCTGTGCACCGTCGGTCGAGCACGAAGCCGAGGCGGTCCCGGCACCGATGCCAAGGATCGGCAGTGCCAGCAGGAGTGGTCCGGTGGCGCACAGACCGACGAGGGCTCCCGTCGTCTTCTTCACGGCCGTCGCCGTGCAGCGCGACGGTGGTGCGGACCGGTCGAGGGAGGTGGGTCGGGGCGGGGGTGTGTCAGGGCATGCTGCATCGCAGCGGCTCCTCGGTGTTCGAAGGAGACGCGGTGCCGACTTCTCGTGCAAAGCCGTCGGCACCGCGCCGATGTGCATCCGCCTCTCAGCGGGCCCGGGTCAGAGGAGTTGGTAGCTCCCGCACGCCGGTTTCAGGTCACGCGCGGCAGCCAGCCGCGCTCGTAATCTCAGGCAGAGCACAGGGACCTCCTCACGGCGCTCGCGGGCAGATGGGCAACATGCCTCCGACGCTGCTCGATTGGACGAGACGGAACGGATAAGCACAGCTCAACGGGGGTTGAGCAGCGCTCCTTCCCGGTGGCACGGCGAGACAGTAGACCGGGACTCCGGCCGCACCAAACGACTGCCATCCAGGGGCCCGAAGCAGGAAGTCACCTTGTTAGGCGCGGCCGGAATTCGCCGTTAATCTCCGCTGCAACCTCGCACCGACTGCGCGCCGTTGAGCGCTGCACGGAGCAGGTCCAGACTCCGCCGTGCCCGAAGAAAGGCCCTTCCCATGAGCTACACGCTGCACCGAGCCGACGCCCTGACTGTCCTGAAGTCCCTCCCGGACGAGAGCGTCCAGGCGGTGATCACCGATCCGCCGTACAACTCCGGGGGCCGCACCAGCTCCGATCGAACCGGCCGCACTGCCCGCGCCAAGTACGTCACCAGCAACTCGGCGCACGACCTTGCCAACTTCCCGGGCGAGAACCGCGACCAGCGCTCCTACCGCTCCTGGCTCACCGAACTTCTCACCGAGGCGTGCCGGGCCTCGACCGAGCACGCGGTCGCGATGGTCTTCACCGACTGGCGCCAGGAGCCGACCACCTCCGACGCCCTGCAGATGGCGGGATGGACCTGGAGCGGCACGATTCCGTGGATCAAGCCGTCCAGCCGGCCCCGCAAGGGCGGGCCGAAGCAGGACTCGGAGTTCATCATCTGGGGCGTCAAGGGCTCCCTCGACAACACCCGCGACCTCTACCTGCCGGGGCACTACATCGCCTCTCAGCCCCGCAAGGGCCGGGTTCACATCACCCAGAAGCCAGTCGAGGTCATGCAGCAGCTCGTCCAGGTCTGCCCCGAGGGCGGCACTGTCCTCGACCCGTTCACCGGCAGCGGCTCCACTGGGGTCGCGGCCCTGCGCGAGGGACGCCGCTTCGTGGGCGTCGAGCTGTCCGCGCACTACGCCGACGTTGCCGAGGAGCGGCTGCGGGCCGAACTGACGAAGGACGACTTCGAGCTGGCCGGACCGGAGGCATGAGCGTGAGAGCGGAGAGGCCGGGGCCGGCGGCCCGCGACGCCAAAGGGCGGCTGGTGCATCGACTAATCCGATGCGCCGCCGTCTCCGCGGACGGATCGGTCGACCCGTCCAAGGTAGTTATGGCCTTCACACGCTTCGCTCCGAAGAGCGCAGCTGACTCCACCCGCCGCCTCGTCCGCTTCCAGGCAAAGGACTCGCGGCACCAGGATGCGGTGGTCGTGGACGTGGAGTAGACAGCGCAGCATTCTCAATTCCACTGATGCGGCGGGGTGCGCCCGGCAAACGGGAGCATGCCGGACCTGGAGCCCGGCATGCGTCCGCTTCCGCATCCGCGGAGGCACTGCCACTCAAGCAAGATCGGGCGGTCATCCTCAAGGGCTGTTAGACCCGATGAACGAGACCGGTCGGGCTCCACTGCCTACTTTGCCCGTACCCGTCGTCACCAGGATCGATCTCATGACAGCATGATCCTCCGAAAAGGTGGTGGCGAGCTCCAAGGAGGGCAAGTGGATCCGAGTGAACCCCCGTTGATCCAGCGCTTCAAGTCCTGGCTCGAGCCAGCGCCTTCGGCGGAGGACGCTGCTCGGGAGCAGTTCTTCACCAAGGGGCTCGTCGTCCTCGACACGAACATCCTCCTCAGCTTGTACGAGTACACCGAGTCGGCTCGCGAAGACGTGTTCACGGCGCTGGAGGCTGTATCGGATCGGCTCTGGATGCCGCATCAGGTGGGCCTGGAGTTCGTACGCGGGCGGCGAAGCACCTTGGAGTCGCGCAAGGCCGCTCTCACCGGCGCGGCCAAGGACGTCAACCGCCACCTGACGCAAGCCGTGGCATCAGTCATCGCAGCACGCAACGTCGTGATCAACCAGCTGGTGAAGTACGGAGCGCCGCTCGACGCCGGCGAGGAGCTGGCGCTGCTCATCAGCGACTCATCCGTGAGCGCCCTGCTGCAGGAGAACCGCGCCCTGCTCAAGAAGCACCTCGACGGGCTCAAGTCGCAGCACGGGCTGCCGGCGAACCTTGCTGAGGCCGATGATCCCGTCCTCCTCCGCGTGGCTCGCATGTACGGCGACCGCATCGGCGCTCAGCCGGACGACTCCGTACTGCGGGCGCGGATCGAGGAGGCCGTCGGCTTCCGCTTCCCCAACGAGATCCCCCCAGGCTACCGGGACTTCGGCAAGGACACCCCCGTGAAGGCCGCAGGTGACTTCCTGCTCTGGGAGGAAGTCGTCGAGCACGCACAGAGCCTTGCACCCGGATCCCGCATCCTCTTCATCTCCAACGACACGAAGGAGGACTGGTACGAGACCAGGAAGGGCGCCGGGGGCACCCAGCGGCCCTGGCCCAGGCTCTTTGACGAAGTGCGCACGCGGGCCGGTGCGGAACTCCGTATCGAGACCCCCTCCCTCTTCTACGCCGGCATCAAGCAGTTCCTCCACACCGATCTGGACGCGACTACGTACGAAGAGATCGAGCGGGTCTCGTCAGCCCAAGATCTCCCGGCCGACGAGGACGAGGTGACCAGCCTTGTCACCGTGCACAGCGCGGCGCATCTGGCGCCGCCTCGAGGTCTCGCTACCCAAGCAGCCATTTCCGTCGGACTTACCACGACGGGAACGCGGACTGCACTGGAGTCGGCGGCGCCGTCGTTCCGCATCTTCCAGTGGTGGATCATCGGCGTCACAGCCCAGCTGGAGCGGCGAGAGGCTTCCGCGGCTAATTTCAAGATCGATATCGCTGCCGCTGTCCGAAGCGATGAGCCCCCGCACGGCTCGTGGGAACCTGCGACCGTGTTCAAGCCGGGGGACTGGGTCCACCGTGATTCCTGCTGGATCGCGGCCTGGTTCATCCGGCTCCTGAACGAGCTGCCGAAGCACGACCACCCGGTCCTCCGAAGCCTTGCCGCGCAGCAGGCCGAAGCGAATCGGTCGGCCTCTGAGTAGGCCGGGCCACCGCCGCAGGACCGCCCGAACGACCCCGTTTGCATCCCACCTAGCCACCCGCGCCCTGCTGCGGAGCAGCGCGCTGAAGAGGAGCCATGGAGAACGAGGAAGCGTACGCCGCCTGGAAGCTCCACAAGCCCAATACCAAGTTCGCCGTAGACGAGCTGGCGACTCTGCTCGGAGCGGCTGATGAGTCCGCCGAGGCGGTCTTCAGCGCCTACCTGTTTGCGAAGAAGGCCATGGCCCGCTCGATGCAGGAACTGCTCCGCGCCACCCTGCCGCCGTCACGTCCTGCCTTTGAAGAGCTGCGTTCGCGCGTCGGTGAGACATTGCAGGAGCGCTTCGGCGACCGGATCCCCGAGAGGTACCTGGCTGTCCCGTACGACTCCGCCGCCTGCCAGGACCTGTTCGGGCTCCTGCGCGAGCACCTGGGCAAGCCGGTGGATGCGGCCGTCCTGCGCGCCATCAATGCGGATGACGTCCACACTGAACGGCGCATCCGCGAACTGCGGGAGCTCGGTCTCCGCATCGATTCGGTGAAGCGCGACGGATTCGGTGGCTACCTGCTGGCGTCGCTGGATCTCGATCCCGCCCTGATGCCGACCCTCGTTGCCAAGGCGATCAAGAAGGCACCCCTGCCTGAGGCCGAGCAGAAGAAGCTGATCGCTGCCCTCGACCGGTGACTCAGCTGATGCGCGGACCCTGCCCGCGCATCAGCTGATCGAGGAGTTCCGCCAAGGCGCCGATGTTGTGGAGGCCGACGCACTCCCAAGGACATACGGCGCGTCCGCGCCCCTCCACCGTAACGCTCAACTGCGTGCAGGGGTTTGTAGCCCGGGGGCAACCTCGCGTCTGTCCGTTGCCGCAGTCTGCGAACTCGGCTTGTAGCCCGATCGGATTGAGTCGACCCTCTCTGAAGCCCGCGAGGTCAGCGGCCTCTAGGATGACCCTCCTGTGAGCCGAGGTCACCCTGGGTACAACAGCTAGCCGTCCGTTCGCGGGGGTGACGGCATGGTTCTGCATGAAGAGTGGGGGCTCGGAGTGGGGTTCGCGGCGTATGTCGAGTGGCAGGACGCACTGGAGCATGCGTTCTTCAGTGAAGAGTGGAACGGCCAACCGGTCGTCCTCTTCGTTGACGAGCGCGAGGCCAGGTCGCTGCAGCGGAAGTGCGGGGTCAGTGTTCCGCTGGCAGAGGCGGTCAAGCAGGTCGTTCAGCCAACTGCGCCACGGCCGTTTCAGGCGGTGGAGGACTACGAGTCATCGCGACGGGATGACAGCCGCGCTCCGTCAGTGCTGCCGCTGCTCGCCTGCTCCGTCATGGCCGCCACTCGGATGGCGAACGACGGAGCGCACAGGGCCAACAACTACCACGACCGCTTCTCTGAACTCTTGGCGGACAGGGCCGGCGTTCTGACGTCTCAGCATTACCTCCCCGTCGCTGAAATGTGGCGGCGCCTGGCTGCATGGCAGGTGCGAAGGGGTGGTAAGCGCGGAGTGTGCACCATCCCCTCGAGGGAATCCCTTCCCCACCACCAGGCCCGAATCGGCTATGCCCTGTCCCAGGCCGTGCTGCGGGACTCGGATCGTCAGCAACTGCTTCGGTTCTTCAACGTCATGCGCGCAAGGGACGAGGCCTCATGGCCCTTGCCGGGGGACGTGCTGACTGACGGGATCAGTGTCTGGGACTACGAGGCCAAGTTCTCCAAGTCCTTCCAGCACTCGCTGCGCGACCCTGATTTCCGTCCTCTTGTCGAAGACTTGCTGGCGGCAATCGCGGACGCTTGGGACGGGTCTGACACCTACATCCCGCACGGTTCGCTGCGCGGGGAGCTGCTCGTGCGCTTCGAGAGCCGTCGGCTGGGATGGCTGGCCCGCCTGGCGCACCCCGGTGACCCGGAGTACCAGCTGGAGAACGGTTTCAGCCTGCGCCGGATCGGGGCCACTGAGTACTACATGCCGGAGGGGCTTCCCCTCCCGACAGCTCGCAGTCTGCACCGGGGGGTACAGCTGCACGGAGACGGCATCGCAGTCTCCCGCTCCGCCTCGCCCCTCGTTCTGCTCCGTCAGAACGTCGCTCTGGACTGCCGAACCAGTGCGGAGCGATTCTCGCCGGGCGAGGACCACATGATCCTCTCCGCGCCCGAAGCGGCTCCCGACGTTGAGCGACTCCTCAGGCGTGCGGCTTCGCCGGGACGGAAGAAGGAGCCGGGACGCCTCTCCTGGATGCCGGACGGATGGACTCTCCACCATCATGTGGTCTTTGATGATCCAGTCGCTCTTCGCTCGGCCATCCTCGATACCGCGGGCGCGGTGGTAGGGACGCTGCCGGCAGCGCAATTCAAGGCCCGCTTGCAAGGCGGGCTCCTGATCGCGCCGGACATCAGCAGCAGCCTCTACCTGACGGGTGGCGAGCCGGACCTTGCATTGCCTGGTGGCGCCCCCGGCAGGGTTCTCCTTGACGGCCTTGACGTGCCGTCAAGGCCCCGGACTGCTGCACCGCTGCGGCTCTCTGACTGCGGACCCGGCCTCGGCAGGCACACGGTCCAGGCAGGCGGAAGCAGCTTGGAGTTCACGACCGCCGAGTCGGCTCCTTCGCTTCGCGAAACAGCTGCTCCAATCGGCTTTCCCTTCGTCGGAGGGCGCGCCGAGGCATACGCCGGACAGGCCAGCGGCGATACAGCGATCCGAGGTGCCGCGCTTGACACACACCTGGCAGAGGCTGATGCCGAGTGGCCTGTCCTGCTGTGCCGCCGCGGAGCCGATGAGACTCTCTTCCTTTCAACCGACGGACGTGGGTGGCGAGTTGCCGAACCCGACGTCCCGGGGTGGTGGGAGAGGCTGCCGGAGACCCCATCGGGGTACTGCTTCGAAGTCCGCGTTCCGGCCTGCGGTGGATGGATCTTCCAGAACAGCCGCGCTACCTGGCGCCTTGAAGCAGCGCTGCCAGCCTTTCCCAGCCTGAAGCCGGAGACGCACTTCGGTCGATGGGCTCAGGCTGTACGGGCTGTAGCTGACGTCGGCACGGGGGACGAGTGGGAAGCGTGCGTACGGCTCGCGCAGGGGGCGATGCGGTGATGGAGGTCGGGGACCTGCTCCTCAGGTGGGCTAGCGAGATCGGTGACGGGAAGATCACTGACTTCAGGGCAGCCCTCACTTGGATAACCCGCAGCCGGGGGATCAGCGTCCGTGAAGGGGCGGAAGGGCGGTGGCTGCGGGATGTATCGGCGCTCGGCTACATCGATGTCGACTGGCGGGCCGGCCTGTGGGCTGTAGCGCCGCCCGTATTGACGACCCTTCCTTACTCGGACGGTCTCGCACTCCTTACGGGTCGGCGCTCCGCGGCCATCAGCAGAGCTGTGGAGGATCTCTACGACGCCGGCGAGCGGATCCATTGGATTCGCAATGAGACCGCTGAAGGAGACATCGCCGTGCCCGACACCGTGCTGTTGGGGTACGAGCACCCTGACAAGCTCGTACAGCATGCGGAGAAGGTCGGATGCACGTTTGTGCCCTGCGCGTCCCTCCGTCTCTTCGCCCTGCTGCCGGAACTGGCGCCCGGCTCCCCGGCTGCTCCTCCGGCCATCGGCAATGCCCACACGGTGGAGCGCTACAACCACGAGAACCGGCAGTACGAACCCGCACAGTCGTATTCCGAAGAGGGACTCTACCGGTGGCGCAGCACTGACTGGGCGCGCCTCGTGCAGATCCGGCGGGGGCAGGAGTGGCACAGCACGGAGCATGAGAACGGCGTCTTCTTGGAGCACGCCAGGCTTGGGACCGGCACCATGCGGTGGCGGCCGGAGTCCGGAAAGGGCCGTGAGCGGACTGGCAGGCTCTCTGTCGACTGGGGAGCCCCGCTTCCGCCCCTCCACGCAAGAGCCGCCGTTCTGTGCACGGGAATCCAGCCCCGGATCCATGAGAAGGCGCAAATCGTCCGCTACGACAACATTCCCCGGCACGCAGCCGAGAAGCTGGCCGCATCACTGCTCCAGCAGCTCGAAGTCGAGGAGCCTGCAGTCTCCCGGAAGGCCGCACGATGACTTCTTCGTCCCCCCGCCCGGGCCGTCCCTCGGCGTCTGACATCCCCGGCTCGTTCCGAGCGCTGAGGGACACCCTCATGCGGTACTACGACACGCCGTTTGCGGTCGATGACGAATCCGTCATGCGCGAGAGGCGGGATCTCCTCAACACGGACGGCGGGGCGTGGAGGGAGCCGCTTCTCGAGCTGCGACCGCAGTACCAGATGAGCGGGATGCCTCTGGAGGACTCCTTCCGGGCAGCCGGGGCGCACCCCCAGGCAGCGGATTTCGCCCGGTTCGCGCTGCCCGACGGCGTGGAGGAGCTCTTCCGCCATCAGCACGAGGCTCTTGTCAGTGCGTGCGGAGACGGCCGTGACTTCGTCGTTACCGCTGGTACTGGTTCAGGCAAGACCGAGGCATTCCTGCTTCCGCTGATTGCAGATCTCGTGGCCGAGTCTTCTCAATGGACCGGGCGGGGAAGCACGCAGTCCCGCTGGTGGCAGGACGGTGAAGGGTTCGCTCCCAGCCGGAGCGGCGAGCCCGGGCATCCGGCAGCGATGCGGGCCCTCGTCCTCTACCCGACCAATGCCCTCGCCGACGACCAGCTGGTGCGGTTGCGCCGGGCGCTCGACAGCGATCCGGCCCGTGCGTGGCTGGACCAGCACCGCAATGGCCACCGCTTCTACTTCGGCCGCTACACCGGGGCCACCCCCGTCTCCGGGCCTTCGGACTCCCGCCCCGCTCTGGACCGGATGCGCACCTACATGACGGGACTCGAGGACCGAGAGAACCGCAGCGGCAAGAAATCTCATGACTTCATTCCGCGCGTAGGCGGCTCCGAGATGCACGCCCGCTGGGACATGCAGCATGCTGCTCCCGACATCCTGGTCACCAACTACTCGATGCTCAACATCATGCTGACCCGGCCGCGGGAGGATCCGCTCTTCCGCGCCACTAAGCGATGGCTTGAGACCACCCCGGGGGCCCGCTTCACTCTCGTCCTGGACGAACTCCACATGTACCGGGGAACGGCTGGAACCGAAGTCGCCTACCTGCTCCGCAAACTCCGCCACCGCCTCGGCCTGGACTCAGCGCCGGACAGGTTCCGTGTCCTCGCCGCGTCAGCCTCTCTGGAAGCCGGACGCGACGACGACTTCCTAGAGGCGTTCTTCGCTCTGCCGAGCGGCCGGCAGACGGTGATCCCCGGCCACCTCGTGATGCCCGCGCCGCGGCCAGTCGACCTTTCGGAGCATCTGAGCGCACTCTCCGGGGCCGCCGCCCAGCAGCTCACGAGCAAAGAGGCCAACGAGCTCCTGGACTCCACCGGCGCTGCCGACGCACTCGCCCTGACGCTTGCGCCGGAGGGAAAGCCGCAGGCTATGGCGCTCCCCGATGCGGCCGAGAAGCTCTTTCCCGGCGCGCCTACGCACGACGGGCAGGCAGAGGGATTGCGGGGTGTCCTCAGGGCGCTCGCTGTCGCCGACGGGAAGGGGCGCCCGAAGCTCCGCGCCCACATGTTCTTCCGCAACATCGACGGCATGTGGGCCTGCTCAGACCCCATGTGCCCCGACGTGCCCGGGGAGCGGACTCCGAAGCGCCGTGTCGGCCGCCTGTTCCGTACGCCCACCCCTCGGTGCAGCTGCGGCGCGCGCGTGCTGGAGCTCCTGTACTGCCAGAGCTGCGGCGACCTCATGCTCGGCGGATACGCCGTGCCGTCCTCGATGGGGCGTGAGGCGTTCAAGGGCTCACTCCATACGGATTTCCCGGACTTCGACCGGCTGCCGGACGAGGTGACCGGCGCCCCCGATGCGGGCAACTACGTTGTCTACTGGCCGCGTACTGCGGCGCTCGGCACGGAGGAAGCGTCGTGGAGCGGTGGCGAGTCGAACAAGGGGCGCCGTGCGGCGTTCGAGTTCCGGGAGAGCCGGTATCTGCCGGACACCGGGCGCCTGGTCAACGACAAGGCCAGTCCGACCGGGTGGTCCTTCCACGTGGTGCCCGACCGGAAGGGGGAGGGCAATCCCATCGACCTCAAGTCCCTGCCGGCCGTTCCGACCCGCTGTCCCGCTTGCGGGGACGACTGGGAGCAAAGGCAGGTCCGCGACGCCCGAACCGGGGCGATGAAGCCGGTGGGCATCGACCACCCCTCTCGTCTGCGCAGCAGTCCGGTGCGGCGGATGCGTACCGGCTTTGAGAAGCTCAACCAGGTACTGACCTCCGAAGTCCTCGGCCACCTTCCGGACGCAGAGCGCAAACTCATCGCGTTCTCGGACAGCCGTGACGATGCTGCGGATCTCGCGAGCGGCCTGTCCCTGCGCCACTACCAGGACCTCCTCCGCCTCATGGCGGCCGAAGCCGTTCAGGAGCAAGGCGATCCGCAAGCGGACCTTCGGCTGTTCAAGGCCTTCTACGGTGATGGAGGCGCTTCCACCGACCGGGACCAGGCAGTCGCAGCCATTACGCGGCTGCGCGGCAGGCATCCGCGAGAAGTAGCCGACCTCAAGGACATCCTCCAGGACGACCCGCTCGCCGACCCTGCGCGGATGCCGGAACTCGAGTCTGTGCTCGGCCGCCTGCCGTCGTTCTCAGATCTGCGCTACGACCTTCGAGGCCGCCTGCTCGACCGGGGGATCAATCCTGGCGGCCCAGCGGCGTCCTTGCAGGACCACAAGGGGATCCGGTGGACGTCCCTCTTCGACTGGAAGGGCGACCGGGGACGCAAAGCCGGCCTTACCGGTGACCAGGAGGAGTTCCTCTCACGAATCGAAGACAACCTGGGCCGAGAGTTCGTGCAAGGGCTGTTTACCGGTGCCGGGATGGACTTCGAGTCCCTCGGGCTCGGCTGGCTCAGCTTCTCCGACGACCGGTCCCCAGTCGACCTGCCCACGGGCTCCGACCTCTCCCTGGCCAGGGCCAGCCTGCGGGTCCTGGGCATGATGCGCCGCTTCAAGGAACTGCGCGGCGGCTCTGAGAAGCCGCCGGCACCGCTGGCCCGATTCTGGAAGGCCGTCGCCCAGAGGGAAGGTGCGGAGTACGGGGATGTGATCGATCGCGTCCTCGGAGTCTGGGGAACCGCCGTCGTCCAGTACACGATCGATCCTGCCAAGGTCTCTTTGAGGGTGGGCAGCGGGCGCACCTGGACCTGCCCCACCTGCCGCCGCCCCCACCTCCATCCGGGCGCGGGTATCTGCACCAAGTGCCGAGCCCAGCTGCCCGCGGACCCGCAGAAGTACGAGGGCGCTCTCAACGACGACTACTACGCCTGGAAGGCGGAGAGCGGCACCGGAGGGTTTGCATTGCGCGCCGCCGAACTCACTGGTCAGACCGATCGGATCGAAGCGCAATCCCGTCAGGCGAGGTTCCAGGACGTCTTCCTCGGCGAAGACGACGTCGAGGCTGCCGACGGCATCGAAGTCCTCTCGGTGACAACGACCATGGAGGCCGGCGTCGACGTCGGCTCCCTCCACACCATCATGCTGGCCAACATGCCGCCCACGCGGTTCAACTACCAGCAGCGGGTCGGACGCGCAGGCCGTCGGGGCAATCCGACCGCTGTCGCCCTCACTGTCTGCCGAGGCCGCAGCCACGACGAGCACTACTTCGCCCGGCCTGAGGAGATCACCAACGCGCCGACTCCCGCTCCCTACCTCGCGCTCGGCATGGAGTCCGTCTTCAAGCGGGTCCTACTCGG
This genomic interval from Streptomyces sp. NBC_00464 contains the following:
- a CDS encoding DEAD/DEAH box helicase; translated protein: MRYYDTPFAVDDESVMRERRDLLNTDGGAWREPLLELRPQYQMSGMPLEDSFRAAGAHPQAADFARFALPDGVEELFRHQHEALVSACGDGRDFVVTAGTGSGKTEAFLLPLIADLVAESSQWTGRGSTQSRWWQDGEGFAPSRSGEPGHPAAMRALVLYPTNALADDQLVRLRRALDSDPARAWLDQHRNGHRFYFGRYTGATPVSGPSDSRPALDRMRTYMTGLEDRENRSGKKSHDFIPRVGGSEMHARWDMQHAAPDILVTNYSMLNIMLTRPREDPLFRATKRWLETTPGARFTLVLDELHMYRGTAGTEVAYLLRKLRHRLGLDSAPDRFRVLAASASLEAGRDDDFLEAFFALPSGRQTVIPGHLVMPAPRPVDLSEHLSALSGAAAQQLTSKEANELLDSTGAADALALTLAPEGKPQAMALPDAAEKLFPGAPTHDGQAEGLRGVLRALAVADGKGRPKLRAHMFFRNIDGMWACSDPMCPDVPGERTPKRRVGRLFRTPTPRCSCGARVLELLYCQSCGDLMLGGYAVPSSMGREAFKGSLHTDFPDFDRLPDEVTGAPDAGNYVVYWPRTAALGTEEASWSGGESNKGRRAAFEFRESRYLPDTGRLVNDKASPTGWSFHVVPDRKGEGNPIDLKSLPAVPTRCPACGDDWEQRQVRDARTGAMKPVGIDHPSRLRSSPVRRMRTGFEKLNQVLTSEVLGHLPDAERKLIAFSDSRDDAADLASGLSLRHYQDLLRLMAAEAVQEQGDPQADLRLFKAFYGDGGASTDRDQAVAAITRLRGRHPREVADLKDILQDDPLADPARMPELESVLGRLPSFSDLRYDLRGRLLDRGINPGGPAASLQDHKGIRWTSLFDWKGDRGRKAGLTGDQEEFLSRIEDNLGREFVQGLFTGAGMDFESLGLGWLSFSDDRSPVDLPTGSDLSLARASLRVLGMMRRFKELRGGSEKPPAPLARFWKAVAQREGAEYGDVIDRVLGVWGTAVVQYTIDPAKVSLRVGSGRTWTCPTCRRPHLHPGAGICTKCRAQLPADPQKYEGALNDDYYAWKAESGTGGFALRAAELTGQTDRIEAQSRQARFQDVFLGEDDVEAADGIEVLSVTTTMEAGVDVGSLHTIMLANMPPTRFNYQQRVGRAGRRGNPTAVALTVCRGRSHDEHYFARPEEITNAPTPAPYLALGMESVFKRVLLGEVLRQAFASIAAAGASKSTPLTQNIHGEFGTAQDWPTHSDAVRRWVAEHQGDVAAAGRALQARTPEAVASLDPAACADELIDQIDQVAAAPTGHSDLSQRLAESGLLPMFGFPTRVRYLYTRLPDRNFPWPPDGAIDRDLSLSLTKFAPGAETPRDGRLHQSMGVVSFRPGRTKPIAQEEPFGPENWVAMCRLCAHIQPVGQESDAVSCPACGASGRSYTAFPFREPAGFRAGEPRDYDGSREWGRGGASTRTAADLENDAPRVPRTADDWLVVHAGSGSRYTINSNNGRLFRFKKANGPWRGYHVVDSPKAQADLETALGGAEHTDMLFIGARAAVDPQRGLRFDISEYGQEHGFADAVHGRRAAWYSLSALLRRAAAPHLDVQSEELIAGIHGSASAASPVFAYLADSLENGAGFSTRLGAADEIDKFLVKVVAYLEELGATHADECLGSCYRCLRDYSNMRLHPLLDWRLARDLMGVLHGGGLQVDTAAHETLLDRWSRDRTEIEADIRRTPAGLIAVVDSDFSEEPLAVAVKHPLESAESGSMALRLRKLSEAAADLGIAERTAFVDAYCLDRTPAAVTSAIARYAEDEL